From Paenibacillus sp. PK3_47, the proteins below share one genomic window:
- a CDS encoding MFS transporter: MTKPGRGFGSFLLLWSGQLVSAVGSGLTAFGLGVYLYQQTGQVSAMALVTLLAFMPSLLLSPVAGVLADRYDRRLLMVLGDSLSATGLVFILLCLLNGEAQLWQICVGVTISSVFSSLLDPAYKATVTDLLTEEQYTKASGLVQVAGSAKYLISPALAGFLLTVSDVKLLLILDICTFFVTAASTLAVRRGFASERLAGQTGSFIREFREGWNAVAVNRGVLVLVIMTSVVTFFLGFIETLTMPLVLSFTDSAILGTLETIIALGMLAASVVIGLFPIRKNFVRILAVSLFCGGLFIAVFGLRENIILLGISGFLFFATLPFTNTSLDYLVRTNIDNSVQGRAWSLIGLVSQLGFIAAYMLSGVLADHVFTPLLVDGGELAGSVGRIIGTGSGRGTGLLIIIAGLLLSVAAVILYHMKSIKRLENRGDACTSG, from the coding sequence ATGACTAAACCGGGAAGGGGCTTCGGCAGTTTTCTGCTCTTATGGTCGGGACAGCTGGTTTCGGCGGTTGGCAGCGGGCTTACCGCGTTCGGGCTTGGTGTGTATCTGTATCAGCAGACCGGGCAGGTATCGGCAATGGCTTTGGTGACTTTGCTGGCGTTCATGCCCTCGCTGCTGTTAAGTCCCGTGGCTGGCGTGCTGGCAGACCGTTATGACCGTAGATTGCTTATGGTGCTTGGTGACAGTCTGTCCGCAACAGGGCTTGTGTTCATTCTGCTCTGTCTGCTGAACGGAGAAGCACAGCTGTGGCAGATTTGTGTGGGAGTTACCATAAGCTCTGTGTTCTCTTCCCTGCTTGATCCGGCCTACAAAGCTACGGTTACAGATCTGCTGACCGAGGAACAGTATACGAAGGCGAGCGGGTTAGTCCAGGTGGCAGGCTCCGCAAAATATCTGATCTCCCCGGCCCTGGCCGGATTTCTGCTCACCGTATCTGATGTGAAGCTGCTGCTGATCCTTGATATCTGCACTTTTTTTGTAACCGCTGCTTCGACGCTTGCGGTGCGCAGAGGCTTCGCTTCCGAGCGACTTGCCGGGCAGACCGGGTCATTTATACGTGAATTCAGAGAAGGTTGGAACGCCGTTGCCGTTAACAGGGGGGTACTGGTATTGGTTATTATGACCTCTGTAGTGACGTTTTTTCTGGGATTCATCGAGACACTTACCATGCCTCTGGTTCTTTCATTTACGGACAGCGCCATACTCGGTACACTGGAGACCATTATTGCGCTGGGGATGCTTGCAGCTAGTGTAGTCATCGGCCTGTTCCCGATCCGGAAGAATTTTGTCCGAATCCTTGCAGTATCGCTTTTTTGTGGAGGATTGTTCATCGCGGTATTCGGACTGCGGGAAAATATCATTCTGCTTGGTATTTCGGGATTCCTCTTTTTTGCCACGCTTCCCTTTACCAACACCAGCCTGGACTACCTCGTCCGCACCAATATAGATAACTCCGTTCAGGGCAGAGCCTGGTCACTCATTGGATTAGTATCACAGCTCGGCTTCATAGCCGCTTATATGCTGTCCGGTGTGCTTGCGGATCATGTGTTCACTCCTTTGCTGGTGGACGGAGGAGAACTTGCAGGCAGTGTGGGCAGGATTATCGGCACAGGAAGCGGGCGGGGAACAGGGCTTCTGATCATCATCGCCGGGCTGCTGTTAAGTGTTGCTGCAGTGATTTTGTATCATATGAAATCCATTAAAAGGCTGGAAAACAGAGGTGACGCATGTACTTCAGGATAA
- a CDS encoding TetR/AcrR family transcriptional regulator: MRIVKDAEMRRNEILDAADELFGQKGFDGTSTNDILSKVGIARGTLYHHFKSKEDIMDALIERYSSRMLGAAQAIAGDTGIPVIERMLRAIMAMNVRSGNGGGSGQEIMEHIHRPQNALMHQKIQKVLYSGVPPILTPMIREGIEQGLFSTPYPYECMEMIIIYANAIFDEEMVEMTDEERMTRMLAFITNTERLLGAETGSLMSILQVFSSGEGDEAGND; encoded by the coding sequence ATGAGAATCGTAAAAGACGCCGAAATGCGGCGGAACGAAATCCTGGATGCCGCGGATGAGCTGTTCGGGCAGAAGGGCTTTGACGGCACCAGTACCAATGATATTTTGAGCAAGGTCGGGATTGCCCGGGGAACGCTGTATCATCACTTCAAGTCGAAGGAAGATATTATGGACGCGCTGATTGAGCGGTACAGCAGCAGGATGCTGGGAGCGGCGCAGGCCATTGCCGGAGACACCGGCATTCCTGTTATTGAGCGTATGCTTCGGGCCATTATGGCAATGAATGTCCGCAGCGGGAACGGGGGCGGCAGCGGCCAAGAAATTATGGAGCATATCCACCGGCCCCAGAATGCGCTGATGCATCAGAAGATCCAGAAGGTTCTGTATAGTGGTGTGCCCCCGATTCTGACACCAATGATTCGCGAAGGGATAGAACAGGGATTGTTCAGTACGCCGTACCCCTATGAATGCATGGAGATGATCATCATCTACGCCAATGCCATTTTTGATGAGGAGATGGTTGAAATGACGGACGAAGAGCGCATGACACGGATGCTGGCATTTATTACAAATACTGAACGGCTGCTTGGTGCCGAAACCGGAAGTCTGATGAGCATCCTGCAGGTGTTCAGCAGCGGAGAAGGAGATGAAGCCGGGAATGACTAA
- a CDS encoding NUDIX hydrolase: MEVLDRNGLTEREFLEQYRAGDYERPSVAADMVVFTVMDREEDNFHKLPDKELYILLIRRGGHPFLGKWALPGGFVQPDETAEQAAARELNEETGLSDVQLEQVGIFSDVGRDPRSWVISCSHMALVGSSRLQIHAGDDADAAVWFKVSYRLLREHKELFEEGYVQTWTYELKLRAGEEELAAILNRTVRAKPNSKSTVYSIMSNDGLAFDHAKIIACAIGRLREQSDDCEAALQLMPEQFTMTELQQVYEVIIGKKLHQADFRRTSAGLVAETGHYRRKAGQLPALLYRRSWGEG, encoded by the coding sequence GTGGAAGTATTGGATCGTAACGGACTTACGGAACGGGAATTTCTGGAGCAGTACCGGGCCGGGGATTACGAACGGCCTTCGGTGGCGGCGGATATGGTTGTTTTTACAGTCATGGATAGAGAAGAGGACAACTTCCACAAGCTTCCAGATAAGGAGCTGTACATCCTGCTCATCCGCCGGGGAGGTCATCCCTTTTTGGGAAAATGGGCACTGCCGGGCGGCTTTGTCCAGCCGGATGAGACCGCAGAGCAGGCTGCTGCACGGGAGCTTAACGAAGAAACGGGCTTGAGTGACGTTCAATTGGAGCAGGTTGGAATCTTTTCTGATGTCGGAAGGGACCCTCGTTCCTGGGTAATCAGCTGCAGCCATATGGCCCTTGTGGGCAGCAGCCGGCTGCAAATACATGCGGGAGACGATGCGGATGCTGCCGTCTGGTTCAAGGTAAGCTACCGGCTGCTGCGCGAGCACAAGGAGCTGTTCGAAGAAGGCTACGTCCAAACATGGACCTATGAGCTTAAGCTTCGTGCCGGAGAAGAAGAGCTGGCAGCCATCCTTAACCGGACCGTAAGAGCAAAGCCGAACTCGAAGTCCACAGTGTACTCCATCATGTCGAATGACGGATTGGCGTTTGATCATGCCAAAATTATTGCCTGCGCTATCGGGCGGCTGCGGGAGCAAAGTGATGACTGTGAAGCTGCGCTGCAGCTCATGCCGGAGCAGTTCACCATGACGGAATTGCAGCAGGTGTACGAGGTAATTATCGGCAAAAAGCTGCACCAGGCAGACTTCCGGCGTACATCGGCCGGTCTCGTGGCTGAAACGGGTCATTACAGGAGGAAGGCGGGACAGCTTCCCGCTCTGTTGTACCGGAGGAGTTGGGGGGAGGGGTAG
- a CDS encoding AAA family ATPase — MKKLGLTLGKFAPLHKGHQFMIETALQEVDELIVVIYETKVTPVPLHIRSGWIRELYPAVRVIEAWDGPDGYSDDREHEIREEQYILGLLDGEQVTHFYSSEFYGRHMSIALGAEDRRVDEAREKVPVSATMVRSDPYKYRDYVSDIVYRDLITKAVFVGAMSTGKSTITEALARRYRTAFAGEYGRDYWAEHQVDRRITLEAFDEIAVGHMEREEQALLAADRYLFVDTNAITTYMYALDYHGRAPELLTRLALENAQRYDLFFLCEDDIPYDDTWDRSGDQKRHVFHRQIIADLKQRRIPYITLRGSLEERMRKVDEVLARFQPYSNYFGELLQ; from the coding sequence ATGAAAAAGCTCGGGTTAACACTCGGAAAATTTGCACCGCTGCATAAAGGTCACCAGTTCATGATCGAAACAGCACTGCAGGAGGTCGATGAGCTGATTGTGGTGATCTATGAGACAAAGGTTACTCCGGTGCCGCTCCATATCCGGTCGGGCTGGATCCGTGAGCTCTATCCGGCGGTCCGGGTTATTGAGGCCTGGGACGGTCCGGACGGGTACTCTGACGACAGAGAGCATGAAATCCGCGAAGAACAGTACATTCTGGGACTGCTGGACGGGGAGCAGGTCACCCATTTTTACAGCAGCGAGTTTTATGGCAGGCATATGAGCATCGCCTTGGGTGCAGAGGACCGGCGTGTGGATGAAGCCCGGGAGAAGGTGCCGGTATCGGCCACCATGGTCCGCTCGGATCCTTATAAATACCGGGATTATGTCAGCGATATCGTCTACCGGGATTTGATCACAAAGGCGGTTTTTGTGGGGGCCATGTCGACCGGGAAGTCGACCATTACCGAGGCATTGGCCCGCCGGTACCGGACAGCTTTTGCCGGTGAGTACGGACGGGATTACTGGGCTGAACATCAGGTGGACCGCCGGATCACTCTGGAAGCTTTTGACGAGATTGCAGTGGGCCACATGGAACGGGAGGAGCAGGCATTGCTTGCGGCAGACCGGTATCTTTTTGTTGATACGAATGCTATCACCACTTATATGTACGCCTTGGATTACCACGGACGGGCACCGGAGCTGCTGACCCGGCTCGCCCTGGAAAACGCGCAGCGGTATGATCTGTTCTTCCTCTGTGAAGACGATATTCCTTATGACGATACGTGGGACCGGAGCGGGGATCAGAAGCGGCATGTTTTTCACCGGCAGATCATAGCGGATCTGAAACAGCGGCGGATTCCCTATATTACGCTGAGGGGCAGTTTGGAGGAACGGATGCGCAAGGTAGACGAGGTACTGGCCAGGTTTCAGCCTTATAGCAATTATTTCGGGGAGCTGCTGCAATAG
- the pnuC gene encoding nicotinamide riboside transporter PnuC, producing MQKAAGRWKMFEVVWLVVFTLTGIIFTFLSKDSVFGFTVFITGVLCVVLTAKGKLMSYVFGMYNTFGYAYLAYINGLFGEVMLNLLFFVPMNLIGFYMWKQNYQSGKLSMRQMEGKGIVLVGAVCIAGTLLLGFGLSFIPGQNSPYIDAVTTVLSVVATILMVRRFKEQWLVYIVLNMFTVLLWSIRTLDGSAEGPLMIVMWSAYLLNAAYGYYNWNKGAKEAVA from the coding sequence ATGCAGAAAGCTGCAGGCCGCTGGAAAATGTTCGAAGTCGTCTGGCTCGTTGTCTTTACTTTAACCGGAATTATTTTTACGTTTCTTTCCAAAGATTCTGTATTCGGGTTCACGGTCTTCATCACAGGGGTGCTGTGCGTGGTGCTGACGGCGAAGGGGAAGCTGATGAGTTATGTTTTTGGCATGTATAATACGTTCGGCTATGCCTACCTGGCCTATATTAACGGATTGTTCGGGGAAGTGATGCTGAATCTGCTGTTTTTTGTCCCGATGAATCTCATTGGCTTTTACATGTGGAAACAGAACTATCAGAGCGGCAAACTGTCCATGCGCCAGATGGAGGGAAAAGGTATCGTTCTCGTTGGGGCGGTCTGTATTGCAGGGACGCTGCTGCTGGGGTTCGGCCTGTCTTTCATACCGGGGCAGAATTCGCCTTATATCGATGCCGTAACCACAGTATTGTCGGTGGTGGCCACTATCCTGATGGTAAGAAGATTTAAGGAGCAATGGCTCGTTTATATTGTGCTGAATATGTTCACAGTGCTGCTGTGGAGTATCCGCACGCTGGACGGCAGTGCTGAAGGTCCGTTAATGATTGTGATGTGGAGTGCTTATTTGCTCAACGCAGCTTACGGCTACTATAACTGGAACAAAGGGGCTAAGGAGGCTGTCGCATGA
- a CDS encoding homoserine kinase has translation MLKLPVYHSVISSEAILPVIKELYEIGDTLECRFISNGLNDTYTVKTSSGKYILRIYKAHWRSKPDIDFEIEMLNHLYRKDIPASVPVIRKSGEYLIELDAAEGQRFAVLFTYAEGGYSDQQESCGLYGEQVARMHLALDDFKSGQGRFALNLNHLLEQPLEKIQGHLLHRPKDMDYLKSTAQLLTGLVEEISSMLDWGACHGDLHGGNVHFHEESLMHFDFDCGGFGWRAYDISVFLWAKVRGKEKEHFENERWTLFLESYRKHKKMSEYDLKAIPMFVAIREIWLMGLHTGNSEIWGGGWQNDHYFDTNLQFLRNWCEVHSLK, from the coding sequence ATGCTGAAATTGCCTGTGTATCATTCAGTCATTTCTTCAGAGGCCATATTACCGGTGATCAAGGAGCTTTATGAAATCGGGGATACTCTGGAATGCCGTTTTATTTCAAACGGGCTTAATGATACTTATACGGTTAAGACGTCTAGCGGTAAATACATACTCCGGATCTACAAAGCACACTGGCGGAGTAAACCGGACATCGATTTTGAAATAGAGATGCTGAATCACTTGTATAGAAAGGATATCCCTGCATCCGTGCCCGTTATCAGGAAGAGTGGCGAATACCTGATTGAACTTGATGCTGCCGAAGGACAGCGTTTCGCGGTGTTGTTTACTTATGCGGAAGGCGGCTATTCGGATCAACAGGAGAGCTGCGGATTATACGGGGAACAAGTGGCCAGAATGCATTTGGCTCTGGATGATTTTAAGTCTGGCCAGGGCAGGTTCGCCCTTAATCTGAATCATTTGCTTGAGCAGCCTCTTGAAAAGATACAAGGCCATCTGTTACACAGGCCCAAGGACATGGACTATCTAAAATCTACAGCACAATTGTTGACGGGTCTCGTAGAAGAAATCTCATCCATGCTGGATTGGGGAGCGTGTCACGGGGATCTTCATGGTGGCAACGTACATTTTCATGAGGAATCGCTGATGCATTTCGATTTTGACTGTGGAGGCTTCGGGTGGAGGGCTTATGATATTTCGGTGTTTTTATGGGCAAAAGTTAGAGGAAAAGAGAAAGAGCATTTTGAGAATGAGCGCTGGACCCTGTTCCTGGAATCCTACCGGAAGCATAAAAAAATGTCAGAATATGATTTGAAAGCGATACCGATGTTCGTGGCGATCCGGGAAATCTGGCTGATGGGCCTCCATACAGGCAACTCCGAAATATGGGGAGGCGGCTGGCAGAACGATCATTATTTTGATACGAATCTGCAGTTTTTGCGCAATTGGTGCGAGGTGCACTCCTTAAAGTAA
- a CDS encoding TetR-like C-terminal domain-containing protein, with protein MAEHKRADPRAVRSKKMLKNAVFSLLADNVEISQLTVQKITGRAELNRATFYLHYEDINDLLRQFVHDILDELAGKVEPLMLMKSHNEQEQLVTFLECFYEYRKVCAVLVEHQGFKYQLTSLIKSTIEKRRTLRNLNGTREVASLDMVTASLLGIILWWIKDGTRFSARDIAEQITLIYKRNYV; from the coding sequence ATGGCTGAACACAAAAGGGCAGACCCGCGGGCTGTCCGCTCAAAAAAGATGCTGAAGAATGCTGTTTTTTCATTGTTGGCCGATAATGTGGAGATCTCCCAACTGACAGTCCAGAAAATTACCGGCCGTGCCGAACTGAACCGTGCAACGTTTTATTTGCATTATGAGGACATAAATGACCTGCTGCGCCAGTTCGTTCATGACATTCTGGATGAGCTCGCCGGGAAAGTAGAACCGCTGATGCTGATGAAAAGCCATAACGAACAGGAGCAGCTGGTTACCTTTTTAGAATGTTTTTATGAATACCGGAAGGTTTGTGCAGTACTGGTAGAGCATCAGGGCTTCAAATACCAGCTGACCAGCCTGATCAAAAGTACGATTGAAAAACGAAGAACCCTGAGAAACCTGAACGGAACCCGGGAGGTAGCCTCGCTTGATATGGTTACAGCGTCACTGCTGGGGATTATTTTGTGGTGGATTAAGGATGGCACCCGATTTAGCGCCCGGGACATAGCGGAGCAAATAACTTTGATATACAAAAGAAATTATGTGTAG
- a CDS encoding DHA2 family efflux MFS transporter permease subunit produces the protein MQEDTNKINKGILLTILICGCFLSTLNQTLLNVALSNLMDVFHVTATTVQWISTGFMLVNGILIPVTAYLMKRFTTRQLFLSAMFFLLAGSVICAAAPSFSVLLTGRMIQAAGAGIIMPLMMSVVLAIFPVEKRGSAMGLLGLAMIFAPAIGPTLSGFIVEYQSWRWLFIGLTPLVLIVIVLAFKYLVNVSETSKSKLDGISVLLSTIGFGLILYGFSSAGSKGWEDILVLLSLATGLAVTALFCIRQIKSDDPLLNLSVFKNKIFTLTSLINVLVTMMMYADMILLPIYLQNGRGFTAFDAGLLLLPGALVNAFMSPVTGKLYDRWGAKPLFIIGLLFVIPSMWAVTDLTQSTTYTYLMIRTIGLRIGLSFITMPLNTAGLNALPKQLGTHGTAVNNTVRQIAGAIGTAVVITIYTVQATGHAAAVMQANPSTTADLLKTLSSILGASDAYYFMMILSIAALVMTLFMPMKNKVIEEKKAAAASKEEPSL, from the coding sequence ATGCAAGAAGATACTAACAAAATAAACAAAGGAATTCTGCTGACGATCCTGATCTGCGGCTGTTTTTTATCCACACTCAATCAGACGCTGCTAAATGTCGCCCTAAGCAATCTGATGGATGTATTTCATGTTACAGCAACAACGGTACAGTGGATATCCACAGGCTTTATGCTGGTTAACGGGATCCTGATTCCGGTCACAGCCTACCTGATGAAGCGGTTTACGACACGCCAGCTGTTCCTGAGCGCCATGTTCTTTTTATTGGCCGGATCGGTTATTTGTGCCGCCGCCCCAAGCTTCAGTGTGCTTTTAACAGGACGGATGATTCAGGCTGCCGGTGCAGGCATCATCATGCCGCTCATGATGAGCGTTGTGCTGGCTATTTTCCCTGTTGAAAAACGCGGCAGCGCCATGGGCCTGCTCGGGCTGGCGATGATTTTTGCCCCGGCCATCGGCCCGACCCTCTCCGGGTTTATCGTAGAATATCAATCCTGGCGCTGGTTATTCATCGGCCTTACTCCGCTTGTTCTTATCGTTATCGTGCTGGCATTCAAGTATCTGGTGAATGTATCTGAAACCTCCAAATCGAAGCTCGATGGAATCAGTGTTCTTTTATCCACCATTGGATTCGGCCTGATTCTATACGGCTTCAGCAGTGCCGGCAGCAAAGGCTGGGAGGATATCCTGGTGCTCCTGTCTTTGGCCACTGGCCTTGCTGTAACAGCCCTGTTCTGTATCCGGCAGATAAAGTCCGATGATCCGCTGTTAAACCTGTCTGTTTTTAAAAATAAAATTTTTACGCTCACCTCACTTATTAACGTATTAGTTACGATGATGATGTACGCGGATATGATCCTGCTGCCCATTTATCTGCAGAACGGCCGCGGCTTCACAGCTTTTGATGCAGGACTGCTGTTATTGCCGGGTGCACTCGTTAATGCCTTCATGTCACCTGTCACCGGTAAGCTGTATGACCGCTGGGGTGCCAAGCCGCTGTTCATCATCGGTTTACTGTTTGTTATTCCATCCATGTGGGCGGTAACAGACTTAACCCAGTCCACGACGTATACTTACCTGATGATTCGTACCATCGGCCTGCGGATCGGCTTGAGCTTCATTACCATGCCGCTTAATACAGCCGGACTCAATGCGCTGCCCAAGCAGCTCGGTACGCATGGCACTGCCGTGAATAACACCGTCCGCCAGATTGCCGGGGCCATTGGCACAGCTGTTGTGATTACGATTTATACAGTGCAGGCAACTGGCCATGCGGCTGCAGTAATGCAGGCCAATCCTTCTACTACAGCTGATCTTCTCAAAACCCTCTCCTCCATTCTGGGGGCCAGCGATGCGTATTACTTTATGATGATTTTATCCATTGCCGCCCTGGTAATGACCTTATTTATGCCAATGAAAAACAAGGTGATAGAAGAAAAGAAAGCAGCCGCAGCCAGTAAGGAAGAGCCTTCTTTGTAA
- a CDS encoding ABC transporter ATP-binding protein, whose translation MLTIRNFSKSYKGGKKAVHNLNLVVERGDIYGFIGHNGAGKTTTIRSVVGVLDFEEGEIEIDGISMKKDPLACKSRIAYIPDNPDLYDHLTGIQYLNFIGDLFGVTKGDREQLIQKYSGAFQLTPHLGDMISAYSHGMKQKLAIIAALIHKPKLLVLDEPFVGLDPKAAHTLKTIMAEVCREGSAIFFSTHVLDTAEKLCNKIAIIKAGKLIAEGRTEDVKGKNSLEDVFMELIEHD comes from the coding sequence ATGCTAACCATCAGAAATTTTTCAAAAAGTTATAAAGGCGGCAAAAAAGCAGTACATAACCTGAACTTGGTAGTCGAACGGGGCGATATTTACGGTTTCATCGGACATAACGGGGCAGGCAAAACGACGACGATCCGCTCGGTGGTGGGAGTGCTTGATTTTGAAGAGGGCGAGATTGAGATTGACGGCATTTCGATGAAAAAAGACCCGCTGGCCTGCAAGTCGCGTATCGCCTATATTCCTGACAACCCCGATTTGTACGACCATCTTACGGGGATCCAGTACCTCAATTTCATCGGTGACCTGTTTGGCGTAACCAAAGGTGACCGCGAGCAGCTTATCCAAAAATACAGCGGCGCTTTTCAGCTGACCCCGCATCTGGGTGACATGATCTCCGCCTATTCCCACGGCATGAAGCAAAAGCTGGCAATCATCGCTGCGCTTATTCATAAGCCGAAGCTGCTGGTACTGGACGAACCCTTTGTCGGCCTTGATCCCAAAGCAGCACATACCTTAAAAACCATTATGGCGGAGGTATGCAGGGAGGGCAGCGCGATTTTCTTTTCGACACATGTGCTGGATACGGCAGAAAAGCTGTGCAACAAGATTGCAATTATTAAGGCGGGCAAGCTGATTGCCGAGGGCAGAACAGAGGACGTGAAAGGCAAGAACAGTCTCGAGGACGTATTTATGGAGCTGATCGAACATGATTAA
- a CDS encoding ABC transporter ATP-binding protein/permease: protein MLQLRNISKSYTTGSFTQTALNNVSLDFRKNEFVAILGPSGSGKTTCLNLIGGLDQYDSGDLIINGTSTKHFKDSDWDAYRNNSVGFIFQSYNLISHLSITDNVEMGMTLSGVSADVKRRKAIEVLEKVGLKDHIHKKPGQLSGGQMQRVAIARALANDPDIILADEPTGALDTVTSEQIMELIKEIAKDKLVVMVTHNPELAEAYADRIVQFRDGNIISDSNPPGEVKENANYQLKKTAMSYFTALKLSGKNISTKKWRTALTAFASSIGIIGIALILSLSNGFDKQISSYESGALSNFPVTISETAANIDLSSQPSADVADDDWTEFTGEGEIYPYDPMANTILHTNNLSDEYLKYLDDIDASLLDGVSYSRKVNMNILRSDGETAVPVDTASLNFTTYPDKPAGTEGSYLADYYDLLAGSLPEQPTDLVMVVDEYNRMNKSIVEALGLDFNADKVSFDNIIGREFKLIYNDDYYVQTTDGLFQRNGSAANLNEMYNSGQAVTLTITGIIRKQQDSPMSTMSAGIAYSDSLAESFIANAQNSEIVKAQQQQDQSNVLTGMAFSQLDGFGMIGGMGMGMGMGMGSSSSTDPAEAFSQEEALAALGAAATPASISLYPKDFGAKESIVQYLDEWNETHSGEEMVVYTDLAAMVTSLSSGIMDGITMVLIAFASISLVVSLIMIGIITYISVLERTKEIGVLRALGARKKDITRVFNAETGIIGTLSGVLGIGIAYLLTIPINIILKSMTDLSDVAQLNPLHALFLVIISVALTMLGGFIPAKFAAKKDPVIALRSE, encoded by the coding sequence ATGCTGCAACTGAGGAATATCTCCAAAAGCTACACCACCGGCAGTTTTACCCAGACTGCGCTCAACAATGTAAGTCTTGATTTCCGTAAAAATGAATTTGTCGCGATTCTCGGCCCCAGCGGTTCCGGTAAAACAACCTGCCTCAACCTGATCGGCGGACTCGACCAATATGACAGCGGTGATCTGATCATTAACGGTACCTCCACCAAGCATTTTAAGGACAGCGACTGGGATGCTTACCGCAACAACAGCGTGGGCTTTATTTTTCAGAGCTATAACCTGATTTCGCATTTAAGCATTACAGACAATGTAGAGATGGGCATGACCTTAAGCGGGGTAAGTGCTGATGTCAAACGCCGGAAAGCTATTGAGGTGCTGGAAAAGGTCGGTCTGAAGGACCATATCCATAAAAAACCGGGCCAGCTGTCCGGCGGACAGATGCAGCGTGTGGCGATTGCCCGTGCGCTGGCCAATGATCCTGACATTATTCTGGCCGATGAGCCGACCGGTGCGCTTGATACGGTAACCAGCGAGCAGATTATGGAGCTGATCAAGGAAATTGCCAAAGACAAGCTCGTCGTCATGGTCACCCATAACCCGGAGCTGGCAGAGGCTTACGCAGACCGGATTGTCCAGTTCAGGGACGGTAACATCATCTCGGACAGCAACCCTCCCGGAGAAGTGAAAGAGAATGCCAATTATCAGCTGAAAAAGACAGCGATGAGCTATTTTACCGCGCTCAAATTATCCGGCAAAAATATCTCGACCAAAAAATGGAGAACCGCACTGACCGCCTTCGCCTCAAGCATCGGCATTATCGGGATTGCACTGATTCTCTCCTTGTCGAACGGGTTCGACAAGCAGATCAGCAGCTACGAATCCGGCGCATTGTCCAATTTCCCGGTCACCATCAGCGAAACAGCGGCCAATATCGACTTATCGTCCCAGCCTTCAGCGGATGTGGCGGATGACGATTGGACCGAGTTCACGGGTGAAGGGGAAATTTACCCTTATGATCCGATGGCCAATACGATTCTTCACACCAATAATCTCAGTGATGAGTATCTGAAATATCTGGACGATATTGATGCTTCCCTGCTCGATGGTGTCTCTTACAGCCGCAAGGTGAACATGAACATTCTGCGATCCGATGGGGAAACGGCTGTCCCTGTCGATACAGCAAGCCTGAACTTCACCACTTACCCGGATAAGCCGGCTGGTACTGAAGGCAGCTACCTGGCGGATTATTACGATCTGCTCGCCGGCAGCCTGCCGGAACAGCCGACCGATCTCGTAATGGTTGTGGATGAATATAACCGGATGAACAAGAGTATCGTGGAAGCGCTCGGTCTGGATTTTAACGCGGACAAGGTAAGCTTTGATAATATTATCGGCCGGGAGTTCAAGCTGATTTATAACGATGATTACTACGTGCAGACGACAGACGGCTTGTTCCAGCGGAACGGCAGCGCAGCCAACCTTAATGAGATGTATAATAGCGGCCAGGCTGTAACGCTGACTATTACCGGTATTATCCGCAAGCAGCAGGACTCGCCGATGTCAACGATGTCTGCAGGCATTGCCTACTCGGACAGCCTGGCTGAGAGCTTTATCGCCAATGCGCAAAATTCGGAGATTGTTAAGGCTCAACAGCAGCAGGACCAGTCCAATGTATTGACCGGTATGGCCTTCTCGCAGCTGGACGGGTTCGGGATGATCGGCGGTATGGGCATGGGGATGGGCATGGGAATGGGCTCAAGCTCCAGCACCGATCCGGCCGAAGCATTCTCACAAGAAGAAGCACTCGCTGCTCTTGGTGCAGCAGCCACTCCGGCCTCCATCTCACTCTACCCTAAGGACTTTGGGGCGAAGGAAAGTATTGTCCAGTACCTGGACGAATGGAATGAAACTCATAGCGGTGAAGAAATGGTCGTGTATACGGATCTGGCAGCCATGGTCACCAGCCTTTCCAGCGGGATTATGGACGGGATTACGATGGTGCTGATTGCCTTCGCCTCCATCTCGCTGGTCGTATCGCTCATCATGATCGGAATCATCACCTACATTTCCGTACTGGAACGGACGAAGGAAATCGGTGTCCTCCGTGCCCTCGGTGCACGCAAAAAGGATATCACACGGGTATTTAATGCAGAGACCGGCATTATCGGGACACTCTCGGGAGTGCTTGGCATCGGAATTGCCTACCTGCTGACCATTCCTATTAACATCATTCTGAAATCCATGACGGATCTATCGGATGTCGCCCAGTTAAATCCGCTGCATGCCCTGTTCCTGGTCATCATCAGTGTAGCGCTGACCATGCTGGGCGGCTTTATCCCCGCCAAGTTTGCAGCCAAGAAAGACCCGGTCATTGCTTTGCGCAGTGAGTAA